A genome region from Gadus chalcogrammus isolate NIFS_2021 chromosome 7, NIFS_Gcha_1.0, whole genome shotgun sequence includes the following:
- the LOC130385906 gene encoding uncharacterized protein LOC130385906: MTHTTHSVLKWKKKNIHHILKQGNGLYTSMLENKEISAAKTSGHIFISELPRHCKFNNKLFSLEYFDTLTGSLDQKDVYDASLQNIAMPLEEAIQKTLLQTETCLLNIQGSVCAIFKVETAFAVFDPHSRSTWGSVAPDGTSIVAHYATVYELYDHIENLVNSLYQNHPHAFDIPNKVFEVTGVKAVEVNSPFTALTAQPEASTSAHDGTLDTDSDSDLCVLSVTDRNSLAVKTYFSLETVQPVANTSTCDTTVNIDSDLPIHTNGGSDVCLISVSDRPNIIFTGLTLSEKNRICNKLNIVPTLDQNIVAPSFDMTQPEPCHTTSIEGDGNCFFRSLSSVISGCESNHKAFRKAVVNHISNNSLHYVTCLRQQFASVEQYLRDSKMKYVGSWATELEIQASADLLCVDIYTYSQQKWITFTATIEQNSRKAIYLRHCNESHYEPIACVKEKTSLTCFSLTSFCETSHKMSNADRVSPRKKITDKVYNVRIKKTYAEDTEYRRVKKLKIQERYNCDEQYQANRKNSSIEKYANNEPFREQVKNSSIEKYANNEPFKEQVKNSSIEKYAINEPFKEQVKNSSIEKYANNVTFKEQVKNSFEKYTNNPAHRKQLIQRIVIKYREDPAYKPSVIERNCHKRLNLTLLKHNIDYVIELFQEEVKHGPEHVCCSCHRLLFRKQVRLCDITSYESKASTVSAIAKQCITTTYLHQCDIACLTPCTLKQTVAGKLWICFSCNSKILSGKVPQESAVNNMALDPIPDELGTLNSLEQHLCALNIPFMRLVALPRGSQNSVHGPVTCVPSNSDVVTSVLPRLENQDLMIRIKLKRKLTYKGHYQYQYVHTQKIQNAIACLKDINKWYKDIDYNAEWENPLPEDACSVLKECNPVNDTPSAPESSDITTQSDQVSDDEEADHIYETQTHGLLLDTCLQPIDIAQEIFDQHFESVLSIAPAEGNSPVRLLTDKGNEAKCFPTLFPKGTGTFHDARPHRLTLSRYINTRILNADGRFSSNLDYIFYAQYLSEVNQVVSKVSIALRKGYHAGESLAITSAMLSNKDYVSNVLKTDLGYKFLQPIRGTPVFWQGVQKNLFAMVRQLGVPTWFCSFSCADLRWTELIDVFMRLQKIQGNVNDLDWSQRCNLLKTNPVTAARMFQHRFQTFLNDVIKSPANPIGKVIETFFRVEFQQRGSPHTHCLFWVENAPKIGKNTDQEVTQFIDKYISCELPPATDALHEVVSSVQKHSSKHSKSCRKKGTTCRFNFPRPPSNHTFLCRSKTDENQEVTDADPIDVSILEMRKEKEVAKSVMTRAKHALSSPDLTFDTVDQLFASINITQEMFENAYRLTTNKNAVVHKRNPSDVYVNQYNKDLLRCWDANMDIQYVCDAFACVVYIISYISKAEQDMGLLLQHTQNEMKKHGNLDAKQTLNKLGSVFLHNREVSAQESVYRVTNMHLNECSRLVTFIPTGENTVRMSYPLSVIQSKAEQGDTSTDSIWMTSITDRYKNRPQGAIFHDICIATFASKYRVLYGKEQHSQGSVKLENNTGFVKMRTRGPDAVAKYARFSQTKYPEKHYHSLLQLFLPHYSTDELKPPPYNSYEQFYRTGSITNSSNTTQSVKEVVDFNRSLFEVDADELDRCQEVAGHRGAHDEAWADLCPESELERLECQEEMSNNNDTNQNEREAIPDLQSDAKATLSKEFPTHSIQRAEGLSIMRTLNEQQTQIFYKIRTWCLDKINGKNPDPFRVFISGGAGTGKSHLIKAVYYESCRLFARMSINPDDTHVLLAAPTGVAAYNINGSTIHSTFAITTTAKLPYQPLGDERINSLRATMKDLQILILDEVSMVDHKILTYVHGRLRQIKQQGDYALFGNVSIMAVGDFFQLGPVKGTPLYHEQLVTDLWNNHFTHIELTKIMRQKNKEFAETLNRLRKHRKGDNLYQRDEVLLRQRETGEGELTQDLHIFATNDEVAAHNIAMLHKTCTDLVQIKAQDSQRNPTTGQVTRKNNPRFDSQTCLSRTLIVGPSARVMLIKNIDLSDGLVNGVFGTVCKITFEGNVQFPKTILVKFDNDTIGRKLRSRSICFEPQFQQATPIDAVEDKVMTGGSRRQFPLRLAWACTIHKVQGLTLERAVVSLKRIFAAGQAYVALSRVTCEENLIIQDYAAKAFYSKPDIDISLQKMEPFIATPPAEITSTLKICLHNIQGLCQHMEDLKHDQRILSADIICVTETWLEQSTSVSSIEMPGWTFNHKLRSQSYHNMTQFQDLVNKRHGGVGYYHKDHITCNIIHMPCSDLEAIMFNVQPLNYNFIVLYKPPSYQLALFKQNLALVMQQFNQLSGGKVIMGDFNDNALVSKSAENFMQQQGYTQIVSSPTTENDTTIDHVYIRDISPTDIKVQILSTYYSDHECLCLDFLL; the protein is encoded by the coding sequence ATGACCCACACCACCCATAGCGttctcaaatggaaaaaaaagaacattcatCATATTCTAAAACAAGGTAATGGCTTGTACACATCTATGCTAGAAAATAAGGAAATCAGTGCAGCCAAAACCAGTGGTCATATTTTCATTTCCGAGTTACCCAGACACTGCAAATTCAACAATAAATTATTTAGTTTGGAATATTTTGATACACTCACTGGAAGTCTTGATCAAAAGGATGTTTATGACGCTTCTTTGCAAAACATAGCCATGCCTTTAGAAGAGGCTATTCAGAAGACACTGCTGCAGACAGAAACATGCTTGCTCAACATCCAAGGAAGTGTCTGTGCCATTTTCAAGGTCGAAACTGCTTTTGCAGTTTTCGATCCTCATTCTCGTAGTACTTGGGGTTCGGTTGCACCGGATGGAACCAGCATAGTAGCGCACTATGCTACTGTGTATGAGTTATATGACCATATTGAGAACCTTGTCAATTCCTTATATCAAAATCATCCACATGCTTTTGATATCCCAAACAAGGTGTTTGAAGTCACTGGTGTGAAAGCTGTTGAGGTAAACTCACCATTTACTGCTTTAACTGCACAGCCTGAAGCCAGCACTTCGGCACATGACGGTACTTTGGACACTGACAGTGACTCTGATCTCTGTGTCCTTTCGGTAACAGATAGAAATTCCCTTGCAGTAAAAACTTATTTTTCCCTTGAAACTGTGCAGCCTGTAGCAAACACTTCTACATGTGACACAACTGTGAACATTGACAGTGATCTTCCAATTCACACAAATGGTGGATCAGATGTCTGTttaatttctgtatcagatagacCCAATATAATATTTACTGGATTGACATTAAGCGAAAAAAACAGGATCTGCAACAAACTGAATATCGTACCAACTTTAGATCAAAATATTGTTGCACCATCCTTCGATATGACACAGCCTGAACCATGCCATACAACATCCATTGAAGGTGACGGTAATTGTTTCTTTCGTTCTCTTTCGTCTGTAATTAGTGGTTGCGAGTCAAATCACAAGGCCTTTAGAAAGGCTGTAGTGAATCACATCTCAAATAATTCCCTTCATTACGTTACTTGTCTAAGACAGCAATTTGCTTCTGTGGAGCAATATCTCAGGGACTCAAAAATGAAATATGTTGGATCTTGGGCAACAGAGTTGGAAATACAAGCTTCTGCTGATTTGCTCTGCGTTGATATTTACACATACAGTCAACAGAAATGGATTACGTTTACGGCGACCATTGAGCAGAATTCAAGAAAAGCTATATATCTGAGACACTGCAATGAAAGCCATTATGAACCAATTGCATGTGTCAAAGAAAAAACCTCGCTTACATGCTTTAGTTTAACTAGCTTCTGTGAAACGTCGCACAAAATGTCCAATGCAGACCGTGTTTCACCTCGTAAAAAAATTACTGATAAAGTATATAATGTAAGAATAAAGAAAACCTATGCTGAAGACACAGAATATAGGCGAGTTAAAAAGCTAAAAATACAAGAAAGATATAATTGTGATGAACAGTATCAAGCAAATCGGAAAAACAGCAGTATTGAAAAATATGCTAATAATGAACCGTTCAgagaacaagtaaaaaacagCAGTATTGAAAAATATGCTAATAATGAACCGTTCaaagaacaagtaaaaaacagCAGTATTGAAAAATATGCCATTAATGAACCGTTCaaagaacaagtaaaaaacagCAGTATTGAAAAATATGCCAATAATGTAACGTTTaaagaacaagtaaaaaacagTTTCGAAAAATATACTAATAATCCTGCCCATCGTAAACAGCTGATACAAAGAATTGTAATCAAATACAGAGAAGATCCGGCTTATAAACCCTCAGTAATTGAAAGAAACTGTCACAAGCGACTTAATCTAACCCTCTTAAAACATAATATCGACTATGTAATTGAACTCTTCCAAGAAGAGGTCAAACATGGTCCAGAGCATGTTTGTTGTTCATGTCACAGATTATTGTTCCGAAAGCAAGTAAGATTATGTGACATAACTTCATATGAATCCAAGGCTTCAACTGTGTCAGCAATTGCAAAACAATGCATTACTACAACATATCTCCATCAATGTGATATTGCATGTTTAACGCCATGCACACTAAAACAGACAGTTGCTGGGAAATTGTGGATATGTTTCAGTTGCAACTCCAAGATACTCAGTGGTAAGGTTCCCCAGGAGAGCGCTGTGAACAATATGGCATTGGATCCAATTCCGGACGAATTAGGCACACTGAACTCATTAGAACAACACCTGTGCGCATTGAATATTCCCTTTATGCGACTTGTGGCATTGCCACGAGGTTCTCAGAATTCTGTCCATGGGCCGGTGACTTGCGTTCCATCAAACAGCGATGTAGTCACTTCGGTTCTCCCTAGGCTAGAAAATCAAGATTTAATGATCCGAataaaactgaaaagaaaaCTTACTTATAAGGGGCATTATCAGTATCAATATGTGCACactcaaaaaatccaaaatgcgATAGCATGTTTAAAGGACATCAATAAATGGTATAAGGACATAGACTATAACGCAGAATGGGAAAATCCCTTGCCAGAAGATGCATGTTCTGTTTTGAAAGAATGCAACCCAGTTAATGACACTCCATCTGCACCTGAAAGCAGTGACATTACAACTCAATCAGACCAGGTGTCGGATGATGAAGAAGCTGACCACATATATGAAACTCAAACACACGGGTTACTCTTGGACACATGTTTGCAACCGATTGATATCGCACAAGAAATATTTGATCAGCATTTCGAAAGTGTTTTATCAATAGCTCCAGCTGAGGGCAACAGTCCTGTTAGGCTGCTGACAGATAAGGGCAATGAAGCAAAATGTTTCCCAACTCTTTTCCCCAAAGGGACGGGTACATTCCATGATGCACGGCCCCACAGGCTCACTCTCAGTAGATACATCAACACACGAATCCTAAATGCTGATGGGAGGTTTAGCAGCAATTTGGACTACATTTTCTATGCTCAATATTTATCTGAGGTCAATCAGGTTGTTTCCAAGGTGTCCATAGCATTGAGAAAAGGTTACCATGCAGGGGAATCATTGGCTATAACTTCCGCCATGCTTTCAAACAAAGACTATGTAAGTAATGTCTTAAAAACCGATCTCGGTTACAAGTTCCTTCAACCGATCCGAGGGACTCCAGTTTTTTGGCAAGGTGTACAGAAAAATCTATTTGCTATGGTTCGTCAGCTTGGTGTCCCTACTTGGTTCTGTTCATTTTCATGTGCTGATTTACGCTGGACTGAACTCATCGATGTTTTCATGAGACTACAGAAAATACAGGGAAACGTCAACGACCTGGACTGGTCACAGAGGTGCAATTTACTCAAAACTAATCCGGTTACCGCGGCAAGAATGTTCCAACACAGGTTTCAGACTTTCCTAAATGACGTCATCAAGTCACCAGCTAACCCCATTGGTAAAGTTATCGAGACATTTTTTAGAGTTGAATTCCAACAACGCGGCTCACCCCATACTCATTGTCTGTTCTGGGTAGAAAATGCACCGAAAATAGGCAAAAACACAGACCAAGAAGTCACACAATTTATTGATAAATACATCAGTTGTGAACTCCCGCCAGCAACCGACGCATTGCATGAAGTTGTTTCCAGCGTTCAAAAACACAGCTCCAAGCACTCAAAGAGTTGTAGGAAAAAAGGCACAACATGCAGATTTAACTTTCCACGTCCTCCAAGCAACCACACCTTTCTTTGTAGAAGTAAAACAGACGAGAACCAGGAGGTAACAGACGCTGATCCGATAGACGTCTCTATATTAGAAATGCGAAAAGAAAAAGAGGTGGCTAAAAGTGTCATGACGAGGGCCAAACATGCTCTTTCAAGTCCAGACCTAACCTTCGACACTGTGGATCAGCTATTTGCTTCCATTAACATcacccaggaaatgtttgaaaaTGCCTACCgattgacaaccaataaaaacgcGGTTGTACACAAACGCAACCCATCAGATGTTTACGTTAATCAATACAACAAAGACCTTTTGCGTTGCTGGGATGCCAACATGGACATACAATATGTCTGCGATGCTTTTGCTTGTGTAGTATACATAATATCCTACATCTCAAAAGCAGAACAAGACATGGGCTTATTGTTACAACAtactcaaaatgaaatgaaaaaacatgGAAATTTAGATGCAAAACAAACACTCAATAAGTTGGGAAGTGTCTTTCTCCACAATCGCGAGGTCTCAGCTCAAGAAAGTGTTTATCGAGTCACAAACATGCATCTCAACGAATGCTCAAGACTGGTCACATTTATCCCTACTGGTGAAAATACCGTCAGAATGAGTTATCCTCTCAGTGTCATTCAAAGCAAAGCAGAACAGGGTGACACATCAACAGACTCGATATGGATGACGAGCATAACGGACCGCTACAAAAACCGCCCCCAGGGCGCAATTTTTCATGATATTTGTATAGCCACATTTGCTTCAAAATACAGAGTTCTGTACGGGAAAGAGCAGCACAGCCAGGGCTCTGTTAAACTGGAAAATAACACTGGCTTTGTTAAGATGAGAACTAGGGGACCTGATGCTGTTGCTAAATACGCTCGTTTCTCACAAACCAAATATCCAGAAAAACACTACCACAGTTTGCTACAATTGTTTTTGCCTCATTATTCAACAGATGAGTTAAAACCTCCACCGTACAACAGTTATGAGCAGTTTTACAGGACCGGTTCCATCACTAACAGCAGCAATACAACGCAAAGTGTTAAGGAAGTTGTAGATTTCAACAGATCCCTGTTTGAAGTAGATGCAGATGAGCTCGACAGATGCCAAGAGGTTGCAGGGCACCGCGGGGCTCACGACGAGGCATGGGCAGACCTTTGCCCTGAATCTGAGTTGGAGCGATTAGAATGTCAGGAGGAGATGTCTAACAACAACGACACAAATCAAAATGAAAGAGAAGCCATACCGGACTTGCAGTCGGACGCAAAGGCAACGCTGTCTAAAGAATTTCCCACACACTCGATACAAAGAGCTGAAGGTCTGTCCATTATGCGCACGTTAAACGAACAACAGACTCAAATTTTTTACAAAATCCGCACATGGTGCCTTGACAAAATCAATGGCAAAAACCCAGACCCGTTTCGCGTATTCATTTCAGGGGGAGCAGGCACGGGAAAGTCCCACCTGATTAAAGCTGTGTACTACGAGTCATGCAGACTCTTTGCAAGAATGTCCATTAATCCAGACGACACTCATGTTTTGCTAGCTGCTCCTACAGGAGTAGCAGCATATAATATCAACGGAAGCACAATACACAGCACCTTTGCTATTACTACCACTGCCAAACTGCCATATCAACCTCTAGGAGATGAAAGAATCAATTCGTTAAGAGCCACCATGAAAGACTTACAAATACTCATTTTGGACGAGGTGAGTATGGTTGATCATAAAATCCTGACGTATGTCCATGGCAGACTACGACAAATAAAGCAACAAGGAGATTATGCATTGTTTGGGAATGTATCAATCATGGCAGTTGGTGACTTCTTCCAGCTCGGCCCTGTAAAGGGAACACCTCTTTACCACGAGCAATTGGTGACCGATCTGTGGAACAATCATTTCACTCACATTGAGTTGACAAAGATAATgcgacaaaaaaacaaagagtttGCTGAAACATTAAATCGTCTTAGAAAACACAGAAAAGGAGACAATCTTTACCAGCGAGATGAAGTCTTGCTAAGACAACGCGAGACCGGCGAGGGGGAACTGACACAGGACCTTCACATTTTCGCCACAAACGATGAAGTGGCAGCCCATAACATCGCCATGTTACACAAGACGTGTACGGATTTGGTGCAAATTAAAGCTCAAGATTCTCAGAGAAACCCTACCACAGGACAagtaacaagaaaaaataatccAAGATTTGATAGTCAGACATGTTTAAGCAGAACGTTAATCGTTGGTCCATCAGCTCGCGTAATGCTCATCAAAAATATAGATCTGTCAGATGGATTGGTCAATGGTGTATTCGGTACCGTTTGCAAAATCACCTTTGAAGGGAACGTTCAGTTTCCCAAAACCATTTTGGTTAAGTTTGACAATGACACAATCGGCAGGAAACTGAGGAGTAGGTCTATATGCTTTGAGCCTCAATTTCAACAAGCAACACCCATAGATGCTGTGGAAGACAAAGTAATGACTGGTGGATCTAGACGCCAATTCCCGTTACGCCTAGCATGGGCCTGTACCATACACAAAGTTCAAGGTTTAACTTTAGAAAGAGCTGTAGTGTCCCTTAAAAGGATATTTGCAGCTGGCCAAGCATATGTAGCATTAAGCCGAGTAACGTGTGAGGAAAACCTTATCATTCAAGACTACGCAGCCAAAGCCTTCTATTCGAAACCAGACATCGACATTTCCCTGCAAAAAATGGAACCATTCATTGCAACTCCACCAGCAGAAATAACTTCAACCCTCAAAATATGCCTCCACAACATTCAAGGTCTATGTCAACACATGGAAGACCTTAAACATGACCAGAGAATCTTGAGTGCTGACATCATTTGCGTGacagaaacatggctggaacaaagcACATCAGTCAGTTCCATTGAAatgccaggttggacttttaaTCACAAACTCCGGTCCCAATCCTACCATAACATGACCCAATTCCAAGACTTGGTAAACAAACGGCACGGTGGTGTGGGCTACTATCACAAAGACCACATCACTTGTAACATTATACACATGCCGTGCAGTGACTTGGAAGCCATCATGTTTAATGTTCAGCCTTTGAATTACAATTTCATTGTGCTGTACAAACCGCCATCATATCAACTCGCCTTATTCAAACAAAATCTCGCTTTGGTAATGCAACAATTTAACCAACTTTCAGGAGGAAAGGTAATTATGGGTGACTTCAACGACAATGCCCTTGTTTCTAAATCTGCAGAAAATTTCATGCAACAACAAGGTTACACCCAAATTGTCTCTTCGCCAACAACAGAAAACGACACAACAATTGATCACGTTTACATTCGTGACATTAGTCCCACTGATATCAAAGTGCAAATTCTGTCCACCTACTACTCCGATCATGAGTGCCTCTGTTTAGATTTCCTTCTGTAA